In the Micromonospora narathiwatensis genome, one interval contains:
- a CDS encoding ester cyclase: MTDVEAAARRFIADVWNATREETAYELVAEDCPGLGGTGPAATLAWHRDRRAAFPDLRYKIVDVVASGDRVALHWRAAGTQAGQFGPVPPTGQVVSYSGATFLRFDDNGRIVDVWSVNELFQVLQQLGVEMIPPPPGLTATGE, translated from the coding sequence GTGACCGATGTGGAGGCAGCGGCGCGACGCTTCATCGCCGACGTGTGGAACGCGACCCGCGAGGAGACCGCGTACGAGCTGGTCGCCGAGGACTGCCCGGGGTTGGGCGGGACCGGGCCGGCGGCCACGCTGGCCTGGCACCGGGACCGGCGGGCGGCCTTCCCGGACCTGCGCTACAAGATCGTGGACGTGGTGGCCTCCGGTGACCGGGTGGCCCTGCACTGGCGTGCCGCCGGCACCCAGGCCGGGCAGTTCGGCCCGGTGCCGCCGACCGGCCAGGTGGTCAGCTACTCGGGGGCGACCTTCCTGCGCTTCGACGACAACGGTCGGATCGTGGACGTGTGGAGCGTCAACGAGCTGTTCCAGGTCCTCCAGCAGCTCGGCGTCGAGATGATCCCGCCACCGCCGGGGCTCACCGCGACCGGCGAGTGA
- a CDS encoding glutathione S-transferase family protein has protein sequence MTESGDEILDRTGGKYVEPGGEFTRDQRYIATRITADGRSGWPVEPGRYRLAVSRACPWASRLIIVRRLLGLEDAISMAVAGPTHDRRSWTFDLDPGGRDPVLGIERLAEAYFKRFPGYERGITVPAIVDVPTGQVVTNDYAPMSLDLSTEWTAYHREGAPDLYPERLRAEIDEVNAVVFADVNNGVYRCGFAGSQQAYEKAYHRLFDRLDRLSERLAGQRYLVGDTITEADVRLFTTLVRFDPVYHGHFKCNRQKLTEMPVLWAYARDLFQTPGFGDTVDFDHIKRHYYEVHRDINPTGVVPLGPDLSNWLTPHGREALGGRPFGDGTPPPPPPPAERVDPAHTPLHSEFSYPTR, from the coding sequence TTGACCGAGAGCGGCGACGAGATCCTGGACCGTACCGGCGGCAAGTACGTCGAGCCGGGCGGCGAGTTCACCCGGGACCAGCGCTACATCGCCACCCGGATCACCGCCGACGGGCGGAGCGGCTGGCCGGTGGAGCCCGGCCGGTATCGGCTCGCGGTGAGCCGGGCCTGCCCGTGGGCCAGCCGGTTGATCATCGTCCGCCGGCTGCTCGGGCTGGAGGACGCCATCTCGATGGCGGTGGCCGGCCCGACCCACGACCGGCGGAGCTGGACCTTCGACCTCGACCCGGGCGGGCGGGACCCGGTGCTCGGCATCGAGCGGCTGGCCGAGGCGTACTTCAAGCGCTTCCCCGGGTACGAGCGGGGCATCACCGTGCCGGCGATCGTGGACGTGCCGACCGGCCAGGTGGTCACCAACGACTACGCGCCGATGAGCCTGGACCTGTCCACGGAGTGGACCGCCTACCACCGTGAGGGGGCGCCCGACCTCTACCCGGAGCGGCTGCGCGCCGAGATCGACGAGGTCAACGCCGTGGTCTTCGCGGACGTGAACAACGGCGTCTACCGGTGCGGTTTCGCCGGCAGCCAGCAGGCGTACGAGAAGGCGTACCACCGGCTCTTCGACCGGCTGGACCGGCTGAGCGAACGGCTGGCCGGGCAGCGCTACCTGGTCGGCGACACGATCACCGAGGCGGACGTGCGGCTGTTCACCACGCTGGTCCGCTTCGACCCGGTCTACCACGGCCACTTCAAGTGCAACCGGCAGAAGCTCACCGAGATGCCGGTGCTCTGGGCGTACGCCCGGGACCTGTTCCAGACCCCCGGCTTCGGCGACACGGTCGACTTCGACCACATCAAGCGGCACTACTACGAGGTGCACCGGGACATCAACCCGACCGGTGTGGTGCCGCTCGGTCCGGACCTGTCGAACTGGCTCACCCCGCACGGCCGGGAGGCGCTCGGCGGCCGTCCGTTCGGCGACGGCACCCCGCCCCCACCCCCGCCGCCCGCCGAGCGCGTCGACCCCGCCCACACGCCGCTGCACTCCGAATTTTCCTACCCGACGCGTTGA
- the nuoH gene encoding NADH-quinone oxidoreductase subunit NuoH, whose product MPVWLELVLRVAGVLVAFLVLPLIVGQTEHKVMAHMQGRLGPMYAGGFHGWAQLVADGLKFVQKEDVTPRDADRPVFRLAPAVALVPYLLALLVIPLGPGDLVGQPLDIGLFFVLAVVGIGVLAVLMSAWASANKYSLLGGLRGAAQLLGYELPLVLAAASVAMAAGTLSLPGIVEAWRPWWLLWQAPAMVIFFVAGLAEIRRPPFDMPVADSELVFGYMTEYTGLRFAFFLLAEYVGIVVIAALTTVLFLGGWQGPFADAQLGWLWTLLKVFAVAFVIIWLRVSYPRLREDQLQRLCWLVLVPLALAQLVLTAAVRLAL is encoded by the coding sequence ATGCCCGTCTGGTTGGAGCTGGTCCTGCGGGTGGCGGGCGTGCTGGTCGCCTTCCTCGTCCTGCCGCTGATCGTCGGGCAGACCGAGCACAAGGTCATGGCGCACATGCAGGGCCGGCTCGGCCCGATGTACGCGGGCGGCTTCCACGGCTGGGCGCAGCTGGTCGCCGACGGGCTCAAGTTCGTGCAGAAGGAGGACGTCACCCCGCGGGACGCGGACCGGCCGGTGTTCCGGCTGGCACCCGCGGTGGCCCTGGTGCCGTACCTGCTCGCCCTGCTGGTGATCCCGCTCGGCCCGGGCGACCTGGTCGGGCAGCCGCTGGACATCGGCCTGTTCTTCGTGCTGGCGGTGGTCGGCATCGGGGTGCTGGCGGTGCTCATGTCGGCCTGGGCCTCGGCCAACAAGTACAGCCTCCTCGGCGGGCTGCGCGGCGCCGCCCAGCTGCTCGGCTACGAACTGCCGCTGGTGCTGGCCGCCGCCTCGGTGGCGATGGCGGCCGGGACGCTCAGCCTGCCCGGGATCGTCGAGGCGTGGCGACCGTGGTGGCTGCTCTGGCAGGCGCCCGCGATGGTGATCTTCTTCGTCGCCGGGCTGGCCGAGATCCGGCGACCCCCGTTCGACATGCCGGTGGCCGACTCCGAGCTGGTCTTCGGCTACATGACCGAGTACACCGGCCTGCGGTTCGCGTTCTTCCTGCTCGCCGAGTACGTCGGCATCGTGGTGATCGCCGCGCTGACCACCGTGCTGTTCCTCGGGGGCTGGCAGGGTCCGTTCGCGGACGCCCAGCTCGGCTGGCTGTGGACGCTGCTCAAGGTCTTCGCCGTCGCGTTCGTGATCATCTGGCTCCGGGTGTCGTACCCCCGGCTGCGCGAGGACCAGCTCCAGCGTCTCTGCTGGCTGGTGCTGGTCCCGCTGGCCCTCGCGCAGCTGGTCCTCACCGCCGCCGTCCGCCTCGCGCTGTGA
- a CDS encoding NADH-quinone oxidoreductase subunit C, with the protein MTPEEIGRRLVALLAPVEATASVSGGQRYARATVDVPVASWRDAVRTARDDAELHGDYFDWLSAVDELTEGFDVVVHLWSTRHRHGLLLRTRVPRETPVVASIVDLFPGAAWHERETYEMFGVSFDGHGELRPLLLPPEFEGHPLRKEFVLASRVAKPWPGAKEPGESEAGGGRRPMRPPGVPAPGEWGSTPTPAGAAGAGEGPRGGTPARPARERPARPAPGERPTGPPRQEPAPEEGDA; encoded by the coding sequence ATGACTCCGGAAGAGATCGGCCGGCGGTTGGTCGCGCTGCTCGCGCCCGTCGAGGCCACCGCGTCGGTCTCCGGCGGTCAGCGGTACGCCCGCGCCACGGTCGACGTACCCGTGGCGAGCTGGCGGGACGCGGTGCGCACGGCCCGCGACGACGCCGAGCTGCACGGCGACTACTTCGACTGGCTGTCGGCGGTCGACGAGCTGACCGAGGGCTTCGACGTGGTGGTCCACCTCTGGTCGACGCGGCACCGGCACGGGCTGCTGCTGCGGACCCGGGTGCCCCGCGAGACGCCGGTCGTGGCGTCCATCGTCGACCTCTTCCCCGGCGCCGCCTGGCACGAACGCGAGACGTACGAGATGTTCGGCGTCTCGTTCGACGGGCACGGCGAGCTGCGCCCGCTGCTGCTTCCCCCGGAGTTCGAGGGGCATCCGCTGCGTAAGGAGTTCGTGCTCGCCTCCCGGGTGGCCAAGCCGTGGCCGGGCGCGAAGGAGCCGGGGGAGTCGGAGGCCGGCGGCGGTCGCCGGCCGATGCGGCCACCGGGCGTGCCGGCGCCGGGGGAGTGGGGGAGCACGCCCACGCCCGCCGGCGCGGCCGGGGCGGGCGAGGGCCCCCGCGGGGGTACGCCGGCCCGGCCGGCCCGGGAACGCCCCGCACGTCCCGCTCCCGGCGAGCGGCCGACCGGCCCGCCCCGGCAGGAGCCCGCCCCCGAGGAGGGTGACGCCTGA
- a CDS encoding glucose 1-dehydrogenase, with protein sequence MRAVTVTPEVPDSLRLIEDWPEPAPEEGAILVEALAVGICGTDHEIIAGAYGEAPPGQERLVLGHESLGRVLEDPTGTLHPGSLVAGIVRHPDPVPCPNCAVDEWDMCRNGLYTEHGIKALPGFARDRWRVQPKFAVGLDPVLAPVGMLLEPTSVVAKAWDHIERIGTRAEWKPQSVLVTGAGPIGLLAALLATQRGLSVHVLDRATTGPKPELVRALGATYHASPVSELDFAPDVVVECTGAPSVVLDTMCKAGPTGIVCLTGVSSGGRTIDFDAGALNRELVLENNVVFGSVNANRRHWELAAEALARADQSWLTSLITRRVPVSSYTEAYTSSGGDIKVVLDFER encoded by the coding sequence GTGCGCGCTGTGACTGTGACTCCCGAGGTGCCCGACTCGCTCCGGCTGATCGAGGACTGGCCCGAGCCGGCCCCGGAGGAGGGCGCGATCCTGGTGGAGGCGCTCGCGGTGGGGATCTGCGGCACCGATCACGAGATCATCGCCGGCGCGTACGGCGAGGCGCCGCCCGGTCAGGAACGGCTGGTGCTCGGGCACGAGTCGCTCGGCCGGGTGCTGGAGGACCCGACCGGGACCCTGCACCCCGGCTCCCTGGTGGCCGGCATCGTCCGGCATCCCGACCCGGTGCCCTGCCCGAACTGCGCGGTCGACGAGTGGGACATGTGCCGCAACGGCCTCTACACCGAGCACGGCATCAAGGCGTTGCCCGGCTTCGCCCGGGACCGCTGGCGGGTGCAGCCGAAGTTCGCCGTCGGCCTCGACCCGGTGCTCGCCCCGGTCGGGATGCTGCTGGAGCCGACCAGCGTGGTGGCGAAGGCGTGGGACCACATCGAGCGGATCGGCACCCGGGCCGAGTGGAAGCCGCAGAGCGTACTGGTCACCGGGGCCGGCCCGATCGGCCTGCTGGCCGCGCTGCTGGCCACCCAGCGCGGGCTCTCCGTGCACGTGCTGGACCGGGCCACGACCGGGCCGAAACCGGAGCTGGTCCGGGCGCTCGGCGCGACGTACCACGCCTCGCCGGTGAGCGAGCTGGATTTCGCGCCGGACGTGGTGGTGGAGTGCACCGGGGCGCCCTCGGTGGTGCTGGACACCATGTGCAAGGCCGGGCCGACCGGCATCGTCTGCCTGACCGGGGTCTCCAGCGGCGGCCGGACCATCGACTTCGACGCGGGCGCGCTCAACCGGGAGCTGGTGCTGGAGAACAACGTGGTCTTCGGCTCGGTGAACGCCAACCGGCGGCACTGGGAGCTGGCCGCCGAGGCGCTCGCCCGGGCCGACCAGTCCTGGTTGACCTCGCTGATCACCCGCCGGGTGCCGGTCTCGTCGTACACCGAGGCGTACACGTCGTCGGGCGGGGACATCAAGGTGGTGCTGGACTTCGAGCGGTGA
- a CDS encoding NADH-quinone oxidoreductase subunit B, which produces MQLPAVLGEPIRFVLNWGRRYSLWVFNFGLACCAIEFIATSMGRHDFMRLGVIPFAHGPRQADLMVVSGTVTDKMAPAIKRLYDQMPEPKYVISFGACSNCGGPYWDSYSVTKGVDQLIPVDVYVPGCPPRPEALLHGILRLQEKIAAEESGLGGVPRPDRLAPPVDPRPAESTPRPVESLTAPPVRPPAG; this is translated from the coding sequence GTGCAGTTGCCGGCGGTGCTCGGCGAGCCGATCCGGTTCGTGCTGAACTGGGGCCGCCGCTACTCGCTCTGGGTGTTCAACTTCGGGCTGGCCTGCTGCGCCATCGAGTTCATCGCCACCAGCATGGGGCGGCACGACTTCATGCGGCTCGGGGTGATCCCGTTCGCCCACGGCCCCCGGCAGGCCGACCTCATGGTGGTCTCCGGCACGGTCACCGACAAGATGGCGCCGGCGATCAAGCGGCTCTACGACCAGATGCCCGAGCCGAAGTACGTCATCTCCTTCGGCGCCTGCTCCAACTGCGGCGGCCCGTACTGGGACTCGTACTCGGTGACAAAGGGGGTCGACCAGCTCATCCCGGTCGACGTCTACGTGCCCGGCTGCCCGCCCCGCCCGGAGGCGCTGCTGCACGGCATCCTCCGCCTCCAGGAGAAGATCGCCGCCGAGGAGTCCGGTCTCGGCGGCGTACCCCGCCCCGACCGGCTCGCCCCGCCGGTCGACCCGCGGCCCGCCGAGAGCACGCCCCGCCCGGTGGAGTCACTCACCGCGCCACCCGTACGCCCGCCGGCCGGCTGA
- a CDS encoding SigE family RNA polymerase sigma factor, giving the protein MTMTREPRLGEPPPGLATGQPGRPEQAGEIDFDGFYHAHFRSLTLQLAAYCGDLSQAQDLVQEAFCRAFARWSRVSRYDDPVAWLRRVAWNLAASRWRRLRTAQSWLQRQREEHVPGPGPDRVALTVALAQLPTSLRRAVVLHYLADLSVTQIAQQEGVPEGTVKSWLHRGRTALAAQLATTNEVNDHD; this is encoded by the coding sequence ATGACGATGACGAGGGAGCCGCGGCTCGGCGAGCCGCCACCCGGGCTCGCGACCGGACAGCCGGGGCGGCCGGAGCAAGCCGGCGAAATCGACTTCGACGGCTTCTACCATGCGCACTTCCGGTCGTTGACGCTCCAGCTCGCCGCCTACTGCGGTGACCTGTCGCAGGCGCAGGACCTGGTCCAGGAGGCATTCTGCCGAGCGTTCGCCCGCTGGTCGCGGGTGTCCCGATACGACGACCCGGTCGCCTGGTTACGCCGGGTCGCCTGGAACCTCGCCGCCAGTCGCTGGCGCCGGCTGCGGACCGCCCAGTCCTGGCTGCAACGCCAGCGGGAGGAGCACGTGCCGGGGCCGGGGCCGGACCGGGTGGCGCTGACCGTCGCCCTGGCGCAGCTGCCGACGAGCCTGCGCCGGGCCGTGGTGCTGCACTACCTGGCCGATCTCTCCGTCACGCAGATCGCGCAGCAGGAGGGCGTGCCGGAGGGCACGGTCAAGTCCTGGCTGCACCGGGGCCGGACGGCACTGGCGGCGCAACTGGCCACCACTAACGAGGTGAACGACCATGACTGA
- a CDS encoding D-glucuronyl C5-epimerase family protein, with protein sequence MASGSLPGGVRRAVAVLAAGALLGLTPVTAARAASSGVDRSPDVSVPDTGWSPDPVAEGTPRLPSRDVKKVKEEQRQHRSVRTAEAPGVTGYARDGHLPKDLPLAAQPTNNSPAPLVDRGLHDAAGVRMFSFAGKIWDHPVAQAQWGLSNLAAYRTTKDKRFLDRAIANAQRNVDRRVESQDAWFYPYDFDLSRCAGRALLRAPWYSGMAQGQLLSLFVGLAELTGDEKWRTAADNTFLSLTLAPSTKAPWGSWVDPNGYLWLEEYPVTAGTTGERVLNGHIFALYGVYDYWRLTKDDRAVAVFDGAASTVRRYVPTHFRVTRWASNYSMGCASPHLKYHQIHTAQSLKLYEMTHSGTFATYAYTLRSDYPVPAVNGTVSFSAGTHVGYKFNSKGGITAQKTLKLSRASTALANSRTRVYGRNIYYQITNGALAGYLVPEAYGQRVLLGRAVEHRYTPTRVLSFQPGTYTGYAYNSKGTVTGSRRITFSKASVAPLGATAWVNGRLSYQVTAGAYLGYWLPHTTGLAFS encoded by the coding sequence ATGGCATCTGGTTCCCTGCCGGGTGGTGTCCGGAGGGCCGTGGCGGTCCTCGCCGCCGGGGCGCTGCTCGGTCTGACGCCCGTCACGGCCGCCCGGGCGGCATCGTCCGGTGTGGACCGGTCCCCGGACGTGTCCGTGCCCGACACCGGGTGGAGCCCGGACCCGGTTGCCGAGGGCACGCCACGGCTGCCGTCCCGGGACGTCAAGAAGGTCAAGGAAGAGCAGCGGCAACATCGGTCGGTCCGCACCGCCGAGGCGCCCGGGGTGACCGGGTACGCCCGGGACGGGCACCTGCCGAAGGATCTGCCGTTGGCGGCCCAGCCCACCAACAACAGCCCTGCCCCGCTGGTGGACCGGGGGCTGCACGACGCCGCCGGCGTACGCATGTTCAGCTTCGCCGGCAAGATCTGGGATCATCCGGTCGCGCAGGCGCAGTGGGGCCTGTCGAACCTCGCCGCGTACCGGACCACGAAGGACAAGCGGTTCCTCGACCGGGCGATCGCCAACGCGCAGCGCAATGTGGACCGCAGGGTCGAGTCGCAGGACGCCTGGTTCTACCCGTACGACTTCGATCTCAGCCGGTGCGCCGGTCGTGCGCTGCTGCGTGCCCCGTGGTACAGCGGGATGGCGCAGGGGCAGTTGCTCAGTCTCTTCGTGGGGCTGGCGGAGCTGACCGGGGACGAGAAGTGGCGGACCGCCGCCGACAACACCTTCCTGAGCCTGACCCTGGCGCCCAGCACCAAGGCGCCCTGGGGCAGCTGGGTGGATCCGAACGGTTACCTCTGGCTGGAGGAGTACCCGGTGACCGCCGGCACCACCGGTGAACGGGTGCTCAACGGCCACATCTTCGCCCTGTACGGCGTCTACGACTACTGGCGGCTCACCAAGGACGACCGGGCGGTGGCCGTCTTCGACGGGGCGGCCAGCACCGTGCGCCGCTACGTGCCGACCCACTTCCGGGTGACCCGGTGGGCCAGCAACTACTCGATGGGCTGCGCCAGCCCACACCTCAAGTACCACCAGATCCACACCGCGCAGAGCCTGAAGCTCTACGAGATGACCCACTCGGGCACCTTCGCCACCTACGCCTACACGCTGCGGTCGGACTACCCGGTTCCGGCGGTGAACGGCACGGTGTCCTTCTCGGCCGGCACCCACGTCGGCTACAAGTTCAACAGCAAGGGCGGGATAACCGCGCAGAAGACGCTGAAGCTGAGCCGCGCCTCCACCGCCCTCGCCAACTCGCGGACCCGGGTGTACGGCCGGAACATCTACTACCAGATCACCAACGGGGCACTCGCCGGCTATCTGGTGCCCGAGGCGTACGGCCAGCGCGTGCTGCTCGGCAGGGCGGTGGAGCACCGGTACACCCCGACCCGGGTGCTCTCCTTCCAGCCCGGCACCTACACCGGCTACGCGTACAACAGCAAGGGCACGGTCACCGGCTCCAGGCGGATCACCTTCTCGAAGGCGTCCGTGGCGCCGCTCGGGGCGACCGCCTGGGTGAACGGCCGGCTCAGCTACCAGGTCACCGCCGGGGCGTACCTCGGCTACTGGCTGCCGCACACCACCGGTCTCGCCTTTAGTTGA
- a CDS encoding pyridoxal phosphate-dependent decarboxylase family protein, which yields MDDEGALPGEGVPAARVLDEIRALRAADRPTHGGRLFAYVYDPGVAGLDELARAAYGESAHVNGLDPTAFPSLLAMENALVGAAARLLGGGPGTNAPDVVGSVTGGGTESLILAVKAARDARPDLAEPRIVVPVSGHAAFAKAAHYLRVALDPVPVDPATLRPAVADVAAAIRPETVLVACSAPAYAHGVVDPVTEIAAVAAAAGIRCHVDACFGGWTLPWLRRLGAPVPPFDFAVDGVTSISVDLHKYAYAPKGVSVLLHRDAGLRAPQYFAYADWPGYTMVNPVIASTRSGGPIAAAYATLRHLGEDGYLRLAALTREAVSGLADAVRAVDGLRLLAEPESTVVCFTSDDPGLDLFVLVDELTARGWHTQPQLAYAGLPASVHLTVTAAVAPRVADFAPALADAAAAARAAGPVVLPAELLALAGSLTPEALTPELVAGLAAGLGLGADPAASTTDGPGSPAPAGGTGATTPAGGPLPDRTAVVNALLDAVPVRLRERLLAEFVGLLQRPTW from the coding sequence ATGGATGACGAGGGGGCGCTGCCCGGCGAGGGGGTGCCCGCGGCGCGGGTGCTCGACGAGATCCGGGCGTTGCGGGCCGCCGACCGGCCGACGCACGGCGGGCGGCTGTTCGCGTACGTCTACGACCCGGGAGTGGCCGGGCTGGACGAGTTGGCCCGGGCCGCGTACGGGGAGAGCGCGCACGTCAACGGGCTCGACCCGACCGCCTTCCCGTCCCTGCTGGCGATGGAGAACGCCCTGGTCGGGGCGGCTGCCCGGCTGCTCGGCGGCGGCCCGGGCACGAACGCGCCGGACGTGGTGGGCAGCGTCACCGGCGGCGGCACCGAATCGCTGATCCTGGCCGTCAAGGCGGCCCGCGACGCCCGGCCGGACCTCGCCGAGCCACGAATCGTGGTACCGGTCAGCGGCCACGCCGCCTTCGCCAAGGCGGCCCACTACCTGCGGGTGGCGCTCGATCCCGTACCGGTGGACCCGGCCACCCTGCGCCCGGCGGTCGCCGACGTGGCCGCCGCGATCCGGCCGGAGACCGTGCTGGTCGCCTGCTCCGCCCCGGCGTACGCGCACGGCGTCGTCGACCCGGTGACGGAGATCGCGGCGGTGGCGGCGGCGGCCGGGATCCGCTGCCACGTGGACGCCTGCTTCGGTGGGTGGACCCTGCCCTGGCTGCGGCGCCTCGGCGCGCCGGTGCCGCCGTTCGACTTCGCCGTCGACGGGGTCACCTCGATCTCCGTCGACCTGCACAAGTACGCGTACGCCCCGAAGGGGGTGTCGGTGCTGCTGCACCGGGACGCCGGGCTGCGTGCCCCGCAGTACTTCGCGTACGCCGACTGGCCCGGGTACACGATGGTGAACCCGGTGATCGCCTCGACCCGGTCGGGCGGGCCGATCGCCGCCGCGTACGCCACCCTGCGCCACCTGGGCGAGGACGGCTACCTGCGGCTGGCGGCGCTGACCCGGGAGGCGGTGTCCGGGCTGGCCGATGCGGTACGCGCCGTCGACGGGCTGCGGCTGCTGGCCGAGCCGGAGTCCACTGTGGTCTGCTTCACCAGCGACGACCCGGGCCTCGACCTGTTCGTGCTGGTCGACGAGCTGACCGCCCGTGGCTGGCACACCCAGCCCCAGCTCGCGTACGCCGGTCTGCCGGCCAGTGTGCACCTGACGGTGACCGCGGCGGTGGCCCCCCGGGTGGCCGACTTCGCCCCGGCGCTGGCCGACGCGGCGGCGGCGGCCCGCGCCGCCGGTCCGGTGGTGTTGCCGGCGGAACTGCTCGCGCTCGCCGGAAGCCTGACCCCGGAGGCGCTCACCCCCGAACTGGTCGCCGGACTCGCCGCCGGCCTGGGCCTCGGCGCGGACCCCGCCGCTTCGACGACCGACGGCCCCGGCTCGCCCGCACCGGCCGGCGGGACCGGTGCGACCACACCGGCCGGCGGGCCGTTGCCGGACCGGACGGCGGTGGTGAACGCCCTGCTCGACGCCGTGCCGGTGCGGCTGCGGGAGCGGCTGCTGGCCGAGTTCGTCGGCCTGCTCCAGCGGCCGACCTGGTGA
- a CDS encoding MFS transporter, whose protein sequence is MSGTGSGPAGRLPRRVHAGYALGSLVTGAFGTVPGLLLLPYLTDTLGVAAGVAAVLVLLPKAWDVLVNPVAGRISDRTRSRWGARRPYLLGGGLALAGLFAAIFMAPFGAGPAAGAYVALAFLATATAFAFFQVPYVAMPAELTGDPAERTRLMSWRIAVLALAILVSGAVAPAVVAAGGDGVPGHRWMGLFVAALIAVGTLGVFLGTRSAPTGTVGETEPSLRAQLAVAGRNRPFRALLICFVVQSAGVATVLAGVSYFADQVLHAPRTGPTLLFACFVGPALLVMPIWTRVGARAGKRAGLVAASLLFAAGALALVAAPVLPAAGVYAVVALIGVGYAGQQVFALAMLPDCIAYDTARTGRRQAGVFTGLWTAGETFGLALGPGLYGLVLQLSGYVSSSTGVAAAQTEGARLGVLLGFTVLPALLVALPVILLRAYHLPALPVSPATERWSRTKAADQDKEGARSP, encoded by the coding sequence ATGAGCGGGACGGGTTCGGGACCCGCCGGGCGGTTGCCCCGCCGGGTGCACGCCGGCTACGCGCTCGGCTCCCTGGTCACCGGGGCGTTCGGGACCGTGCCCGGGCTGCTCCTGTTGCCGTATCTCACCGACACGCTGGGCGTCGCGGCCGGTGTGGCCGCCGTGCTGGTGCTCCTGCCCAAGGCGTGGGACGTGCTGGTCAACCCGGTCGCCGGGCGGATCTCCGACCGGACCCGCTCCCGCTGGGGCGCGCGCCGGCCGTACCTGCTCGGCGGCGGGCTGGCGCTGGCCGGGCTGTTCGCCGCGATCTTCATGGCGCCGTTCGGGGCCGGCCCGGCCGCCGGGGCGTACGTGGCACTCGCCTTCCTGGCCACCGCGACCGCGTTCGCCTTCTTCCAGGTGCCCTACGTGGCGATGCCGGCCGAGTTGACCGGCGACCCGGCGGAGCGTACCCGGCTGATGAGCTGGCGGATCGCGGTGCTGGCGCTGGCCATCCTGGTCTCCGGCGCGGTGGCCCCGGCGGTGGTGGCCGCCGGCGGCGACGGCGTGCCGGGGCACCGCTGGATGGGCCTCTTCGTGGCCGCGCTGATCGCGGTCGGCACGCTGGGCGTGTTTCTCGGCACCCGCTCCGCGCCGACCGGGACGGTGGGGGAGACGGAGCCGAGCCTGCGCGCCCAACTCGCGGTCGCCGGCCGCAACCGGCCGTTCCGGGCGCTGCTGATCTGTTTCGTGGTGCAGTCCGCCGGGGTGGCGACCGTGCTGGCCGGGGTGAGCTACTTCGCCGACCAGGTGCTGCACGCCCCGCGGACCGGGCCGACCCTGCTCTTCGCCTGCTTCGTCGGGCCGGCGCTGCTGGTCATGCCGATCTGGACCCGGGTCGGCGCGCGGGCCGGCAAGCGGGCGGGGCTGGTCGCCGCGTCGCTGCTCTTCGCGGCCGGCGCGCTGGCCCTGGTCGCCGCACCGGTGCTCCCGGCCGCCGGGGTCTACGCGGTGGTCGCGCTGATCGGCGTCGGCTACGCCGGCCAGCAGGTCTTCGCGCTGGCCATGCTCCCCGACTGCATCGCGTACGACACCGCCCGCACCGGCCGGCGGCAGGCCGGCGTGTTCACCGGGCTCTGGACGGCCGGGGAGACCTTCGGCCTCGCCCTCGGTCCCGGCCTCTACGGCCTGGTCCTCCAGCTCTCCGGGTACGTCTCGTCGTCGACCGGGGTCGCCGCCGCGCAGACCGAGGGTGCCCGCCTGGGCGTCCTTCTCGGTTTCACCGTCCTACCCGCCCTGCTGGTCGCGCTCCCCGTCATCCTGCTCCGCGCCTACCACCTACCCGCCCTACCCGTATCGCCGGCCACGGAAAGGTGGTCGCGAACAAAAGCCGCTGATCAGGATAAGGAAGGCGCCAGAAGTCCATGA
- a CDS encoding MGMT family protein, which yields MTPDEYVEAVLDLVERIPPGRVMSYGAVADALAERSGRASARLVGSIMARHGGAVPWHRVVNSAGRLPPGHEVEARARLRAEGCPLRPSGVDMAAAAWSPEEGM from the coding sequence ATGACACCTGACGAGTACGTCGAGGCGGTGCTCGATCTGGTCGAGCGGATTCCGCCGGGCCGGGTGATGTCGTACGGGGCGGTGGCCGACGCGCTGGCCGAGCGTTCGGGGCGGGCCTCGGCCCGGCTGGTCGGCTCGATCATGGCCCGGCACGGCGGCGCGGTGCCCTGGCACCGGGTGGTGAACTCGGCGGGGCGGCTGCCGCCGGGGCACGAGGTGGAGGCGCGGGCCCGGCTGCGGGCCGAGGGCTGTCCGCTGCGGCCGTCCGGGGTGGACATGGCGGCGGCGGCCTGGTCACCGGAGGAGGGGATGTGA